Proteins encoded together in one Lathyrus oleraceus cultivar Zhongwan6 chromosome 5, CAAS_Psat_ZW6_1.0, whole genome shotgun sequence window:
- the LOC127078938 gene encoding uncharacterized protein LOC127078938 yields the protein MAEYEACIYGIEATIDLRIKFLKVYRDSALVISQTKGEWEIRNPYLIPYRERVLKLIPYFEKIMFDHIPREENQLAYALATLASMFKVKWVNDPPFISIMRLDKPAFCYANNEVQDDKPWFYYIKIYLEKQEYLEGASIPYKKTLRKLFSRFFLSGDVLYKRNHDSVLLICVDRHEAERITEEIHEGSF from the coding sequence atggccgagtatgaagcttgcatctACGGGATTGAAGCAACTATTGACTTAAGAATTAAATTTCTGAAGGTGTATAGGGACTCCGCTCTGGTTATCAGCCAAACCAAAGGAGAATGGGAGATAAGGAACCCATATTTGATTCCATATCGGGAGCGTGTATTGAAGTTGATTCCATATTTTGAGAAGATCATGTTTGACCATATCCCGAGGGAAGAGAACCAATTAGCATATGCATTGGCTACTCTAGCATCCATGTTTAAGGTTAAATGGGTGAACGATCCCCCCTTCATCAGCATTATGAGGTTGGATAAGCCAGCATTTTGCTATGCTAATAATGaagtgcaagatgataagccttggttTTATTATATCAAAATATACCTCGAGAAACAAGAGTACCTTGAGGGTGCATCTATCCCATATAAGAAAACACTGAGGAAGTTGTTTTCCAGGTTTTTCTTGAGTGGggatgtgctgtataagaggaatcATGATTCTGttctgctcatatgcgtggatagacatgaagcagaaAGAATTACTGAGGAGATTCATGAAGGTTCATTTTGA